The sequence CGAGCGTTATAAACGCCGCGAAGCTTCGGTAGAGGAATCCCTCATCGAAATGTATTTAGCAGGCGTGTCTGTTAGGCGCGTAGAGGATATAACTCAGGCTTTATGGGGCACAAGGGTAAGTCCGCAAACGGTAAGCACCCTGAATCAGAAGATATACGGCAAGATAGAGGAATGGAGAAACAGACCGCTGCATGTAGCTTATCCATATGTTTATCTGGACGGGATCTGGCTCAAACGGAGCTGGGGCGGAGAGGTAAAGAACGTCTCGGTTCTTGTCGCTCTTGGTGTAAATGAATATGGAGACCGGGAAATAATAGGAGTCTCGGAAGGAGCAAAAGAGGATAAGGCAAGCTGGTCGTCTTTTCTTCGTGAACTCAAAGAGCGCGGTCTTACCGGTGTTCGCCTGTTCATCTCAGATAAAAGCCTTGGTCTAGTTGAAAGCATCCCGGATTTCTACCCGGAAGCAGCCTGGCAGCGTTGTGCGGTACACTTTTATAGAGATATCATGAGAGCCGTGCCTAATACCAAAGTAGAAGATGTGATTCGGCTTGTAAAGACAATCCACAGCCAGGAAAGCAGGGCCAGCTCGGAGGTGAAAGCAGTATTTGCAGTTCAGAGATTGAGAGAGATGAAGCTCAATAAAGCTGCCGATATCATAGAGAAAGGCGTATCTGAAACATTAAGCTATTATAGTTTTCTGCCCCAGCACTGGAAGCATATCAAAACCAACAACCTGCTGGAGCGAGTGAATAAGGAAATACGTCGACGCACACGGGTAGTCGGAAGCTTTCCCGACGCCAAATCAGCATTGATGCTGGTATCGGCTCGACTCAGGCACATCATGTCATCGAAGTGGGGCTCCATTCATTATATGAATATGCAGCTTCTCTTTGATGCAGAGAGAAATAATGAACCGATAGCAATCTAGTTGTTTAATCGAAGACTAACGTCTTAGCGAGGAAAAAACATAGGCAAAGAAAATGTGCGCATAATTCTTGACGCAACCACCCGGTCCCATGCCGAACCCGGCAGTTAAGCACTCCATCGTCGGTGGTACTACGGAGGGTATCCGTGGGATGGCCAGGGAGCCAAATCAGTGTTTTTCTGATTTGTGCGAGTCGGCTAGTTTGTTTGTCAGAGTAGGTCGTTGCCGGAATTAATTTAAGCGAGAGAGGGAAGTCAAGTGAGACTTCCCTCTCTCGTTTTGTTTTGTGAGAAGCGATTATGTGGCGCGAGACGATGGATGTTCGTCCGGTCCCATGCCGAACCCGGCGGTTAAGCGCTTCATCGACGCCGGTGTTTGAGTTTAGTAAAGATGTGCTTGGAAAAGTTATTTAAAAACCATCCTCTGAAAATCCGAGGATGGCTTTTAGGAGTGGTGTAAAAAGCCCTGTGATGTGGGCTGCGGAATGGTATTTAAAATAAAAGAGGCACCTTTCTCATCTCCGATGGCCGTCAGGGATGTGGAAAAAATGTCTCTTTATATCTTAATAAAAGCTAACATTTTTATTAAATTTATCTTAAAAATAAATGTTTAAGCATCTATTCCCTTGATGCTGGATATAATACTATTATATTAAGCTGATGTCAAGCAATTATTTTATGCTTATTTTTCATATAAATATGCTTAATATGGCATATTTATTTTTATATGATTTATGTTCAATTATGTTATCCTTTATATTAATCTTTATTTCATTTGTTGATAATAATAGAATTAATATATAGTATTCTTTGCATGTTATGAAAGGCTTAGGCAACAGCATCCACGAAAGAGCGGCGAAGCCCGTCTCTTGCGGATGTTTTTTTATGGTAAATATCCGCGGCGGAGTTCCTGTCGCGGCGGACGATAGAGGAAAGTGGCGCGCACCGATATATTGAAAAACGGGCGATGGACAGCCGCCGCTCCCGGCGCGAGGTGGCTGACGAGATCATCGCCAGGGAAACGCTTTTCAGCAGCTAAACGGCGCTAGTTTTGGGCGTATATATATTTTTTCTCGAATTCCTCGGCGGGCATCGGGCGGTCGAAGAAAAAGCCTTGAACCGCGTCGCACTTAAATTTTTTTAGTATTTCAAGCTGTTCCTTCGTCTCGACTCCTTCGGCGACCACCGGATAGCCGAGCTTTGAGCAGAGCCCCACCATAGTTTCACATACGGTGTCGGCGGTCTTCTCGCCGCTGCCAAGCTGTGAGATCATGCTCCTATCGAACTTTATCTCCTTGAATTTGAGTGCGCTGAGCAGTGAAACACAGGAGTATTCAGAGCAGAAATCGTCGAGTGAGAGGCTGAAGCCGCGTCCGGTCAGTATCCTGCCTATCGAAACGAAGGTATCCTTCTCAATGTATCCCGCCGACTCCGTTATCTCTATGAGGATATATTCATGCGGAATGCCGTATCTGTCGACGATCTCCTCAATACGGTCCG comes from Cloacibacillus sp. and encodes:
- a CDS encoding IS256 family transposase encodes the protein MNNNTEQHENPEARARLISINEEGVRSQLSTLVKQTVEETLNAMLDAEADELCKASKYERSPERASTRAGHYTRTFHASAGPLKLKVPRLRNVPFETAIIERYKRREASVEESLIEMYLAGVSVRRVEDITQALWGTRVSPQTVSTLNQKIYGKIEEWRNRPLHVAYPYVYLDGIWLKRSWGGEVKNVSVLVALGVNEYGDREIIGVSEGAKEDKASWSSFLRELKERGLTGVRLFISDKSLGLVESIPDFYPEAAWQRCAVHFYRDIMRAVPNTKVEDVIRLVKTIHSQESRASSEVKAVFAVQRLREMKLNKAADIIEKGVSETLSYYSFLPQHWKHIKTNNLLERVNKEIRRRTRVVGSFPDAKSALMLVSARLRHIMSSKWGSIHYMNMQLLFDAERNNEPIAI
- a CDS encoding ANTAR domain-containing protein — translated: MEESGAHRYIEKRAMDSRRSRREVADEIIARETLFSS